One region of Rana temporaria chromosome 9, aRanTem1.1, whole genome shotgun sequence genomic DNA includes:
- the YIF1B gene encoding protein YIF1B → MNRESSFRAPSKRRLRGSNPNMAAPNQLFDDTSSGTSPYAAEYPSHGSPALGIPTQAFLSEPMSNFAMAYGSSLASQGKEMVDKNIDRIIPVGKLKYYFAVDTVYVGKKIGLLLFPYMHQDWEVRYQKDSPVAPRFDVNAPDLYIPVMAFITYLLVAGLALGTQNNFSPEILGMQASSALAWLIVEVFAILLSLYLVTVNTDLTTVDLVAFSGYKYVGMIWAVLCGLLFGKTGYYMLLGWCSFAIAFFMVRTLRLKILSAAAAEGVLVRGARNQLRMYLTMAIAAVQPLFMYWLTYHLVR, encoded by the exons CTTCAAAACGGCGCCTTCGAGGCTCCAACCCAAACATGGCCGCACCTAATCAGCTGTTTGATGATACCAGTTCAGGAACAAGCCCTTATGCAGCAGAGTACCCCAGCCATGGCTCCCCAGCCCTCGGCATACCAACTCAGGCTTTCTTGTCAGAGCCAATGTCTAATTTCGCAATGGCCTATGGAAGCAGTCTGGCAAGCCAGGGCAAGGAGATGGTGGATAAGAAT ATTGATAGGATTATCCCAGTGGGTAAACTAAAGTATTATTTTGCTGTAGACACAGTCTATGTCGGGAAAAAGATTGGATTGCTCCTCTTTCCCTACATGCACCAG GACTGGGAGGTCAGGTACCAGAAGGACAGCCCTGTAGCTCCAAGGTTTGATGTGAATGCCCCAGACCTCTACATTCCAG TTATGGCTTTTATCACCTATCTTCTGGTAGCTGGCCTGGCTCTGGGTACACAGAACAA CTTCTCCCCGGAAATTCTAGGTATGCAGGCCAGTTCTGCCCTTGCCTGGCTCATAGTGGAAGTATTTGCTATTCTTCTCAGCCTCTATTTAGTTACTGTAAATACTGACCTGACTACAGTGGATCTTGTTGCATTTTCTGGATACAAATATGTGGG GAtgatctgggctgttctgtgtGGGCTTCTGTTTGGGAAGACTGGGTATTACATGCTACTCGGCTGGTGCTCATTCGCCATAGCATTTTTCATG GTCCGGACTCTTCGGTTAAAGATcctgtcagcagctgcagcagaaGGCGTTCTGGTGCGTGGGGCTAGGAATCAGCTGCGTATGTACCTGACCATGGCCATTGCTGCAGTGCAGCCTCTGTTCATGTACTGGCTGACGTATCACCTTGTGAGATGA